One segment of Geomonas ferrireducens DNA contains the following:
- a CDS encoding DUF554 domain-containing protein has translation MIMQGTAANAAAIVIGGFIGIKAGHLISSRVRGTVMSGVGLAVLLIGMQLSLKSQQPLIIIGSLIGGGIIGELFGIEGRLEALGNWIGDRFKGSGKVAEGFVTASLLYCVGAMAIMGALQDGLGSRPDILYAKAALDGIASVALASTLGVGVLFSALPLFAYQGAITLSASFAQQIMTPAVVQEMNAVGGLLILAIGLDMLGVKRVPVGNLLPAVFLAPPLVMLFVSS, from the coding sequence ATGATCATGCAAGGTACGGCAGCAAACGCAGCAGCAATAGTAATCGGTGGCTTTATCGGCATCAAGGCGGGACACCTCATTTCCAGTCGTGTGAGGGGGACCGTCATGTCCGGAGTCGGGCTCGCAGTATTACTTATCGGCATGCAGCTCTCTTTGAAAAGTCAGCAGCCGCTGATTATCATCGGCTCGCTCATCGGCGGCGGGATCATCGGCGAGCTCTTCGGCATCGAGGGGCGCCTGGAGGCCCTTGGGAACTGGATCGGCGACCGCTTCAAGGGAAGCGGCAAGGTGGCCGAGGGGTTCGTCACGGCGAGCCTTTTGTACTGCGTCGGAGCCATGGCCATCATGGGGGCGTTGCAGGACGGTCTCGGGTCGCGCCCGGACATCCTTTACGCGAAGGCCGCCCTGGACGGCATCGCCTCGGTGGCGCTCGCCTCCACCCTCGGAGTGGGCGTCCTCTTCTCCGCGCTGCCGCTCTTCGCCTACCAGGGTGCCATCACCCTCTCCGCGTCCTTCGCCCAGCAGATCATGACACCCGCCGTGGTGCAGGAGATGAACGCCGTCGGCGGGCTTTTGATCCTCGCCATCGGCCTCGACATGCTCGGGGTGAAACGGGTCCCGGTGGGGAACCTGCTCCCCGCGGTTTTCCTGGCTCCGCCGCTCGTCATGCTCTTCGTATCTTCCTGA
- a CDS encoding pyruvate carboxylase, translated as MEARKFRKVMAANRGEIAIRIFRACTELGISTVAIYSEEDKLSLHRYKADEAYQVGKGKAPIDAYLGIDEIIALAKKRDVDAIHPGYGFLAENAEFAEKCEANGIAFIGPTAEMQRALGDKVAARKVAKAAGVATVPGTEEPILHEEDALKFAKNHGYPIIIKAAAGGGGRGMRVATNQKELLEGLQSASSEAKAAFGDPSVFLERYLKNPKHIEVQVLGDGYGSLVHFYERDCSIQRRHQKVVEFAPSLALPGDTRLALCTDALKIAKQVGYRNAGTVEFLLDEEGRYYFIEMNPRIQVEHTVTEMITGRNLVQAQILIAEGKRLADPEINIPNQGSIEMRGYAIQCRITTEDPTNNFAPDFGTLTTYRSSAGCGVRLDAGNAFTGAQITPHYDSLLVKVSSWGLTFTEAAHIMDRSLQEFRVRGVKTNIGFLENVITHPVFLAGECNTSFIDQHPELLVIPEKKDRANKVLNFLGDVIVNGSAGVAKPLRSAELIDACVPQIEPFAQKPKGTKDILREKGAEGLAKWVLEQKKLLLTDTTMRDAHQSLLATRVRTYDLLKIAEPTSYLASDLFSLELWGGATFDVSMRFLKEDPWQRLHALSEAIPNVLFQMLLRGANAVGYTNYPDNVVQRFVAQAAESGVDVFRVFDSLNWTRGMQVAMEAVQKSGKICEAAICYTGDISDPTRTKYPLSYYVSMAKELEKMGAHILAIKDMAGLLKPYAGYQLVKALKEEIGIPVHLHTHDTSGNGGALLLMAAQAGVDIVDAALSSISGLTSQPNLNALVATMKGTERDPQVDERGMQQLANYWETVRDYYTPFESGLKSGTAEVYHHEIPGGQYSNYKPQVAGLGLIERWEECKEMYHKVNLLFGDVVKVTPSSKVVGDMAMFLVKNNLEPEDVFAPGADLAFPESVVGFFKGMIGQPYQGFPKELQKIILKGQEPITCRPGELLEPADFEKERATAEAKVGHPVNDEELMSYMMYPNVYVEYAKHRQEFSDVSVIPTPIFFYGLEPGQETSIELQPGKTLIVKLNAIGKTQPDGTKKIYFELNGNARSVTVRDQSVQSDECGHEKADKSNPKHVGAPMPGKVIKLNVKPGDAVKAGDILAVTEAMKMETNIKAKEDGCIAEVKCKEGGKVEKEELLFVLS; from the coding sequence ATGGAAGCTCGGAAATTCAGGAAGGTGATGGCAGCTAACCGCGGGGAGATCGCGATCAGGATCTTCCGCGCCTGCACCGAACTAGGCATCAGCACGGTTGCCATCTATTCGGAAGAGGACAAGCTCTCACTGCACCGTTACAAGGCGGATGAAGCCTACCAGGTAGGAAAGGGGAAAGCCCCCATCGACGCCTACCTGGGGATCGACGAGATCATCGCGCTCGCCAAGAAGCGCGACGTCGACGCCATCCACCCCGGTTACGGCTTCCTGGCCGAGAACGCCGAATTCGCCGAGAAGTGCGAGGCAAACGGCATCGCCTTCATCGGACCTACCGCCGAGATGCAACGTGCCCTCGGTGACAAGGTCGCCGCGAGGAAGGTGGCGAAAGCCGCGGGCGTTGCGACGGTCCCCGGCACCGAGGAGCCCATCCTCCACGAGGAGGACGCGCTCAAGTTCGCCAAGAACCACGGTTACCCGATCATCATCAAGGCGGCGGCGGGCGGCGGCGGGCGCGGCATGCGCGTCGCGACGAACCAGAAGGAGCTCCTCGAAGGGCTGCAGTCGGCCTCGTCCGAGGCGAAGGCCGCCTTCGGCGACCCCTCCGTCTTCCTCGAGCGCTACCTGAAAAACCCGAAGCACATCGAGGTGCAGGTCCTGGGGGACGGCTATGGCAGCCTCGTGCACTTCTATGAGCGCGACTGCTCCATCCAGCGCCGCCACCAGAAGGTGGTCGAGTTCGCGCCGTCCTTGGCCCTTCCCGGCGACACCCGCTTAGCCCTTTGCACCGACGCTCTGAAGATCGCCAAGCAGGTGGGGTACCGTAACGCCGGCACCGTCGAATTCCTCCTCGACGAGGAGGGGCGCTACTACTTCATCGAGATGAACCCGCGCATCCAGGTAGAGCATACCGTGACCGAGATGATCACCGGCCGTAATCTCGTGCAGGCCCAGATCCTCATCGCCGAAGGGAAAAGGCTCGCCGACCCGGAGATCAACATCCCGAACCAGGGCTCCATCGAGATGCGCGGCTACGCCATCCAGTGCCGCATCACCACCGAGGACCCGACCAACAACTTCGCCCCCGACTTCGGCACGCTGACCACCTACCGCTCCTCGGCAGGCTGCGGCGTCCGCCTCGACGCGGGTAACGCCTTCACCGGTGCGCAGATCACGCCGCACTACGACTCGCTGCTCGTCAAGGTGAGCTCCTGGGGCCTCACCTTCACCGAGGCGGCCCACATCATGGATCGAAGCCTCCAGGAATTCCGCGTGCGCGGCGTGAAGACCAACATAGGCTTTTTGGAGAACGTGATCACCCACCCGGTCTTCCTTGCGGGCGAGTGCAACACCTCCTTCATCGACCAGCACCCCGAGCTCCTCGTCATCCCCGAGAAGAAGGACCGCGCCAACAAGGTGCTGAACTTTCTGGGCGACGTGATCGTGAACGGCTCCGCCGGCGTCGCGAAGCCCTTGCGCTCGGCCGAACTCATCGACGCGTGCGTCCCGCAGATCGAGCCGTTCGCGCAAAAGCCCAAGGGGACCAAGGACATCCTGCGCGAGAAGGGGGCCGAGGGGCTCGCCAAGTGGGTTCTCGAGCAGAAGAAGCTCCTCCTAACCGACACCACGATGCGGGACGCACACCAGTCGCTGCTCGCCACCCGCGTCAGGACCTACGATCTCCTGAAGATCGCCGAGCCTACCTCGTACCTTGCGAGCGACCTCTTCTCGCTGGAGCTTTGGGGGGGCGCCACCTTCGACGTCTCGATGCGCTTTCTGAAAGAGGACCCCTGGCAGAGGCTGCACGCCCTCTCCGAGGCTATCCCCAACGTTCTCTTCCAGATGCTTTTAAGGGGAGCGAACGCGGTCGGCTACACGAACTACCCGGACAACGTGGTGCAGCGCTTCGTGGCCCAGGCCGCCGAGAGCGGCGTCGACGTCTTCCGCGTCTTCGACTCGCTCAACTGGACCCGCGGCATGCAGGTCGCCATGGAGGCGGTGCAGAAGTCGGGCAAGATCTGCGAGGCAGCCATCTGCTACACCGGCGACATCTCCGACCCCACCCGCACCAAGTACCCCCTCTCCTACTACGTCTCCATGGCGAAGGAACTGGAGAAGATGGGTGCGCACATCCTCGCCATCAAGGACATGGCGGGGCTTCTCAAACCGTACGCCGGCTACCAGCTCGTGAAGGCGCTCAAGGAGGAGATCGGCATCCCGGTGCACCTGCACACGCACGACACCTCCGGCAACGGCGGCGCGCTTCTGCTCATGGCGGCGCAGGCCGGTGTCGACATCGTGGATGCGGCGCTCTCCTCCATCTCCGGCCTCACCTCGCAGCCCAACCTGAACGCCCTCGTAGCGACCATGAAGGGGACCGAGCGCGACCCGCAGGTGGACGAGCGCGGCATGCAGCAGCTCGCCAACTACTGGGAGACGGTGCGCGATTACTACACCCCCTTCGAGTCCGGGCTCAAAAGCGGCACCGCCGAGGTGTACCACCACGAGATCCCGGGTGGACAGTACTCCAACTACAAGCCGCAGGTCGCGGGCTTGGGCCTCATCGAGCGCTGGGAGGAGTGCAAGGAGATGTACCACAAGGTGAACCTCCTCTTCGGCGACGTGGTCAAGGTCACCCCCTCCTCCAAGGTGGTCGGCGACATGGCGATGTTCCTCGTGAAGAACAACCTCGAGCCGGAAGACGTCTTCGCCCCCGGCGCTGACCTCGCCTTCCCCGAGTCGGTGGTCGGCTTCTTCAAGGGTATGATCGGCCAGCCCTACCAGGGCTTTCCCAAGGAGCTGCAGAAGATCATCCTCAAGGGGCAGGAGCCCATCACCTGCCGTCCGGGCGAACTCCTCGAGCCCGCCGACTTCGAGAAGGAGCGCGCGACCGCCGAGGCGAAGGTAGGCCACCCGGTGAACGACGAGGAGTTGATGTCGTACATGATGTACCCGAACGTCTACGTGGAGTACGCCAAGCACCGCCAGGAGTTCTCCGACGTCTCGGTGATCCCGACCCCGATCTTCTTCTACGGCTTAGAGCCCGGCCAGGAGACCTCCATCGAGCTGCAGCCGGGCAAGACGCTCATCGTGAAGCTGAACGCCATCGGCAAGACCCAGCCCGATGGTACCAAGAAGATCTACTTCGAGTTGAACGGCAACGCGAGGAGCGTCACGGTGCGCGACCAGTCGGTGCAAAGCGACGAGTGCGGCCACGAGAAGGCCGACAAGTCGAACCCGAAGCACGTCGGGGCCCCGATGCCGGGCAAGGTCATCAAGCTCAACGTGAAGCCGGGGGACGCCGTCAAGGCGGGTGACATTCTCGCGGTCACCGAAGCCATGAAGATGGAAACGAACATCAAGGCCAAGGAAGACGGTTGCATTGCCGAGGTGAAGTGCAAAGAGGGTGGAAAGGTGGAAAAAGAGGAGCTCCTCTTCGTTTTGTCCTAA